One Bdellovibrio bacteriovorus str. Tiberius DNA segment encodes these proteins:
- a CDS encoding MlaE family ABC transporter permease: MITLIAETLTGVFTPPFRRKEFFQQLHFVGNKSLFIVVFCVCFAAIVTILESSFHMKMVIQNDSMVPGFAAVLILRELGAIVTALLLSSRVGAGYASEVGSMQITEQVDALKMLGIDPVNYLVVPRFLACVLGGMMITIVANMACIFSAMAVSQFYLGYTPGMFLTSMQRFVDFKDLIFAMIKGACFGGVIPLVACYFGFRCQQGAEGVGRATTNTVVVSSIAIIVIDFILSYTFSYLY; the protein is encoded by the coding sequence ATGATCACATTGATCGCTGAAACCCTGACCGGGGTGTTTACACCGCCGTTTCGTCGCAAGGAATTCTTCCAGCAGCTGCATTTTGTGGGCAATAAAAGCCTTTTTATCGTGGTTTTTTGTGTGTGTTTTGCTGCGATTGTCACGATCCTGGAGTCCTCTTTCCATATGAAGATGGTCATTCAGAATGACTCGATGGTGCCGGGCTTTGCTGCCGTTTTAATCCTGCGTGAACTGGGGGCGATTGTCACAGCTTTGCTGCTCAGTTCCCGCGTCGGGGCGGGATACGCTTCTGAAGTCGGTTCCATGCAGATCACCGAGCAGGTGGATGCGCTGAAAATGCTGGGAATTGATCCGGTCAATTACCTGGTGGTGCCACGCTTTTTGGCCTGTGTTCTGGGCGGCATGATGATCACGATTGTCGCCAATATGGCTTGTATATTCTCGGCAATGGCGGTCAGTCAGTTTTACTTGGGTTACACACCGGGTATGTTCCTGACTTCCATGCAGCGGTTTGTGGATTTCAAGGATCTGATCTTTGCAATGATCAAGGGTGCGTGCTTCGGAGGAGTGATTCCTCTTGTGGCTTGTTACTTTGGATTCCGTTGTCAGCAAGGTGCCGAGGGCGTGGGTCGTGCGACAACAAACACGGTGGTCGTGTCTTCGATCGCAATTATTGTGATTGATTTTATTTTGTCCTATACTTTTAGTTATCTTTACTAG
- a CDS encoding MlaE family ABC transporter permease — MITSLLDQVGSTLLFLQKILRTMMFKKLKVHEIFEQIWKVTVDSFPTTAMAGFFVGAIMTVQFAMQVKEFGALGYLGALATSATFREVGPLLIAFMLSGKVGAFTSAELGTMKVTEQIDAVRCLGADPIQEIIVPRFVGIIVSSFFLLAAGLMMSVFGGMLLGELFAGVNYEEYLRHVPLIVSPVSILSGLVKCGTFAVVLATICTYQGYSTTGGAKGVGRAVVATAVTTMICIVVMDWMTSFIGDIILTMVRGFRP, encoded by the coding sequence ATGATCACATCCCTTTTGGATCAGGTCGGATCCACACTTTTATTCCTGCAAAAAATCCTGCGCACAATGATGTTCAAGAAACTTAAAGTCCACGAGATTTTTGAACAGATCTGGAAAGTCACCGTCGACAGTTTCCCGACCACGGCGATGGCGGGCTTCTTTGTGGGCGCAATCATGACCGTACAGTTTGCGATGCAGGTGAAAGAATTTGGTGCTTTGGGATATCTGGGGGCATTGGCCACCAGTGCGACTTTCAGGGAAGTGGGCCCGCTGTTGATCGCTTTCATGCTGAGCGGAAAAGTCGGGGCGTTCACTTCGGCTGAGCTGGGGACCATGAAGGTCACTGAACAGATCGATGCCGTTCGCTGTCTGGGCGCGGATCCGATTCAGGAAATCATCGTTCCGCGATTTGTCGGTATTATTGTTTCAAGTTTCTTCCTGCTGGCAGCGGGCTTGATGATGTCGGTCTTTGGCGGAATGCTGTTGGGCGAACTGTTTGCCGGTGTGAACTATGAAGAATATCTGCGCCATGTTCCGTTGATTGTCAGTCCGGTATCTATTTTAAGCGGCCTGGTGAAGTGCGGTACTTTCGCGGTGGTGCTGGCGACTATTTGTACTTATCAGGGCTATTCCACAACCGGAGGCGCCAAAGGTGTGGGCCGTGCGGTGGTCGCAACGGCCGTGACGACGATGATTTGTATTGTGGTGATGGACTGGATGACCAGCTTTATCGGGGACATTATCCTTACAATGGTGCGGGGGTTTAGACCATGA
- a CDS encoding ABC transporter ATP-binding protein has product MKRFGTRTVLNGLNLKIREGEIIFILGTSGTGKSVLLKNIVGLLTPDEGEIWIDEEEVSKFSEEQYLPIRKKCGMVFQHPALFDSLTIYENVAFGLRRHYQLSEEVIQAKVSKALRLVNLHGVEQKRPGQISYGMQKRVSLARTVALEPRILLFDEPTTGLDPVTTTAVNQLILDLSRELKTTSLVVSHDMNCALSIADRIVVLDKGNIVALGTPDELKKSDQPLVKDFLAEVLEA; this is encoded by the coding sequence GTGAAAAGATTCGGTACAAGGACAGTACTCAACGGATTAAATCTAAAAATCCGCGAGGGTGAGATCATCTTTATTCTGGGGACATCTGGGACAGGAAAATCCGTTCTTCTGAAAAACATCGTGGGTCTGCTGACTCCGGATGAAGGAGAAATCTGGATTGATGAAGAAGAGGTCTCAAAGTTCAGCGAAGAACAATATCTTCCGATCCGCAAAAAATGTGGCATGGTTTTTCAGCATCCCGCCTTGTTTGATTCCCTGACTATCTATGAAAATGTGGCCTTCGGGCTTCGTCGTCATTATCAACTGTCTGAAGAAGTCATTCAGGCCAAGGTTTCAAAGGCCCTGCGCCTGGTGAATTTGCACGGTGTGGAACAAAAACGTCCCGGACAAATTTCCTACGGAATGCAAAAGCGAGTGAGTCTTGCCAGAACTGTGGCATTAGAGCCAAGAATTCTGCTGTTTGACGAACCCACCACAGGTCTTGATCCTGTCACCACCACGGCGGTGAATCAGTTGATTCTGGATCTTTCCCGCGAATTGAAAACAACCTCTTTGGTGGTAAGCCACGATATGAACTGCGCACTTTCCATTGCCGATCGCATTGTCGTTCTGGATAAGGGAAACATCGTGGCTTTGGGCACACCCGATGAATTGAAGAAATCTGATCAGCCATTGGTAAAAGACTTCCTGGCCGAGGTGTTAGAGGCATGA
- a CDS encoding ABC transporter ATP-binding protein, with protein sequence MSIISLKDVTVAFEDLVVLKSINLEIQAGESFVIVGPSGQGKTTLLKAMAGLVSPRNGKVFVEQMDWSTLSNKERLPLLKKVGILFQKNALFDSLTCVQNISFPLRETTGLSDWEITKKAEYFLDAVGIPHARDLYPDEISGGMQKRLGIARALALDPEIIFYDDPTAGLDPITSRKIIDLIMTLKKEKRSTVVAITNDMNRAFQMADRIGMVVDQELLITGTPEETKNHADPRVHQFIRGLLAGPLTTANV encoded by the coding sequence ATGAGCATCATCAGTCTGAAAGACGTGACAGTGGCCTTTGAAGATCTTGTTGTGCTGAAGTCCATCAATTTGGAAATTCAGGCGGGCGAATCATTTGTGATTGTGGGTCCCAGCGGGCAGGGAAAAACGACCTTGTTAAAAGCCATGGCAGGGTTGGTAAGTCCCCGTAATGGCAAAGTATTTGTTGAACAAATGGACTGGTCGACGCTGAGCAACAAAGAGCGTCTTCCGCTGCTTAAAAAAGTCGGAATTCTGTTTCAGAAAAACGCACTTTTTGATTCGCTGACATGTGTTCAAAATATCAGCTTCCCGCTGCGTGAAACCACAGGTCTTTCAGACTGGGAAATAACAAAAAAAGCAGAGTATTTCTTGGATGCGGTCGGCATTCCTCATGCCCGTGATTTATATCCGGATGAAATCAGCGGCGGCATGCAAAAACGCCTGGGAATCGCTCGAGCATTAGCTCTGGATCCCGAGATCATTTTCTATGATGATCCAACGGCAGGCTTGGATCCCATCACTTCACGCAAAATCATCGATCTGATCATGACGCTGAAAAAAGAAAAGAGATCGACAGTTGTTGCGATCACCAACGACATGAATCGTGCGTTTCAAATGGCGGATCGAATCGGCATGGTGGTTGATCAGGAACTGCTTATCACCGGAACACCTGAAGAAACCAAAAATCACGCTGATCCACGCGTGCATCAGTTCATTCGCGGATTGCTTGCAGGTCCACTCACCACAGCTAACGTCTAG
- the sucC gene encoding ADP-forming succinate--CoA ligase subunit beta, with protein MNIHEYQAKEVLRKFGVATLKGKLAHSPEEAVAAAKEIGGSVWVVKAQIHAGGRGKGGGVKVAKSLDEVSEYTKKMIGMTLVTHQTGPEGKVVQKVFIEQGCNIAKEYYVACLIDRATGRAAMMASSEGGMDIEEVAEHNPDAIKKVDIDPTVGLMPFQARELAFQIGMEPAIVNKAVKFFAGLYNAFVATDCSIAEINPLVVTKEGDVLCLDAKMNFDSNSLFRHPDIVEMRDLNEEEPSEIEASKFDLAFIKLDGNIGCLVNGAGLAMATLDIIKLHGAEPANFLDVGGGANKEKVTEAFKIILKDKNVKGILVNIFGGIMKCDIIAEGVIAASKELGLKVPLVVRLEGTNVELGKKMLKESGLNITPADNLTDAAKKIVAAIKG; from the coding sequence ATGAATATTCATGAGTATCAGGCCAAAGAAGTCTTGAGAAAGTTCGGAGTAGCCACCCTGAAAGGGAAACTGGCTCACTCTCCAGAAGAAGCAGTTGCTGCGGCAAAAGAAATCGGCGGAAGCGTTTGGGTTGTTAAAGCTCAGATCCACGCTGGTGGTCGCGGCAAAGGCGGCGGTGTTAAAGTTGCTAAGTCCCTGGACGAAGTTTCTGAATACACAAAAAAAATGATCGGCATGACTTTGGTGACTCACCAAACAGGCCCTGAAGGCAAAGTTGTTCAAAAGGTCTTCATCGAACAAGGTTGCAACATCGCTAAAGAATACTATGTTGCGTGCCTGATTGACCGTGCTACTGGCAGAGCCGCAATGATGGCTTCTTCCGAAGGTGGTATGGACATCGAGGAAGTTGCTGAACACAATCCAGACGCGATCAAAAAAGTCGACATCGACCCAACTGTTGGTTTGATGCCGTTCCAGGCTCGCGAACTGGCTTTCCAAATCGGTATGGAACCAGCGATCGTGAACAAAGCGGTGAAGTTCTTCGCCGGTCTTTACAACGCATTCGTAGCAACTGACTGCTCTATCGCGGAAATCAACCCATTGGTTGTGACTAAAGAAGGCGACGTTCTTTGCTTGGATGCAAAAATGAACTTCGACTCCAACTCTTTGTTCCGTCATCCAGACATCGTAGAGATGCGTGACCTGAACGAAGAAGAACCGTCTGAAATCGAAGCTTCCAAGTTCGATCTGGCGTTCATCAAGCTTGATGGTAACATCGGCTGCCTTGTGAACGGTGCGGGTCTGGCGATGGCGACTTTGGACATCATCAAGTTGCACGGTGCTGAACCTGCAAACTTCCTGGATGTTGGCGGCGGCGCCAACAAAGAGAAAGTGACTGAGGCGTTCAAAATCATCCTGAAAGACAAAAACGTAAAGGGCATTCTGGTTAACATCTTCGGTGGTATCATGAAATGTGACATCATCGCTGAAGGCGTTATCGCAGCCTCCAAAGAGCTGGGCCTGAAAGTTCCATTGGTTGTGCGCCTTGAAGGTACAAACGTTGAACTTGGTAAAAAAATGTTGAAAGAGTCTGGCTTGAACATCACTCCAGCCGACAACCTGACTGATGCAGCTAAAAAGATCGTTGCTGCGATTAAAGGATAA
- the sucD gene encoding succinate--CoA ligase subunit alpha — protein MAILINKNTKVICQGFTGAQGTFHSEQALAYGTKMVGGVTPGKGGTTHIGLPVFNTVKEAKAATGCNASVIFVPPPFAADSIMEAVDADLDLVICITEGIPVLDMVKVKEYMKGKRTRLVGPNCPGVITPGECKIGIMPGHIHKAGRIGVLSRSGTLTYEAVGQLTALGIGQSTCVGIGGDPVNGTNFIDVLKLFNEDPDTDGVIMIGEIGGTAEEEAAEYIKAHFKKPVTAFIAGAAAPAGKRMGHAGAIISGGKGTAEAKFKALEAAGCKISRSPADMGTTMQSMLKK, from the coding sequence ATGGCAATTCTTATTAACAAAAACACAAAAGTAATCTGCCAAGGTTTCACTGGTGCTCAAGGTACTTTCCACTCTGAGCAGGCATTGGCATACGGAACTAAAATGGTTGGTGGTGTGACTCCGGGTAAAGGTGGCACAACTCACATCGGTCTTCCAGTGTTCAACACTGTGAAGGAAGCCAAAGCAGCCACGGGTTGCAACGCTTCCGTGATCTTCGTTCCACCTCCATTCGCAGCTGACTCCATCATGGAAGCAGTTGATGCGGATCTGGATCTTGTCATCTGTATCACTGAAGGCATTCCAGTTTTGGACATGGTGAAAGTGAAAGAATACATGAAGGGTAAACGCACTCGTTTGGTAGGTCCTAACTGCCCGGGCGTTATCACTCCAGGCGAATGCAAAATCGGCATCATGCCAGGCCATATCCACAAAGCAGGTCGTATCGGCGTTCTTTCCCGTTCCGGCACATTGACTTACGAAGCTGTAGGTCAGTTGACGGCACTTGGTATCGGTCAATCCACTTGCGTGGGTATCGGTGGTGACCCGGTGAACGGCACAAACTTCATCGACGTTTTGAAATTGTTCAATGAAGATCCAGACACTGACGGCGTTATCATGATCGGTGAAATTGGTGGTACGGCGGAAGAAGAAGCAGCTGAATACATCAAAGCTCACTTCAAAAAGCCAGTGACGGCGTTCATCGCGGGTGCTGCGGCTCCGGCTGGTAAACGTATGGGTCACGCCGGTGCGATCATCAGCGGCGGCAAAGGCACAGCGGAAGCGAAGTTCAAAGCGCTTGAAGCTGCTGGTTGCAAGATCTCCCGTTCCCCAGCGGACATGGGTACGACTATGCAATCCATGCTGAAAAAGTAG
- a CDS encoding beta-sandwich domain-containing protein, translating to MKRSGLAAFMALLSLVHNTARAEIIVDLPFPGEFEGDVVTTPTTPPAPPAEDTTQTQSTTTPTAPAAPVQTEYKGELSITSMSRKSGGATYKIDLQRSAVLNRLELVVEVNKLKIHSASLITERGQQISVREFKDSRVLSTWESLVSENLNLSDRVASIELVAESYGGAANIRLRAIGASEVPRLALQQVIEPVAATPAAPPAPGNSTPVQIQPSAPNSRPEAIAKGTKIVYSGSYVGTIVQILGGGKVRVTLDGYSGTHDIDIRDIGTQTACLDGLCGGHNILYSGSYSGVIKEVFSNKKARVVLDGYSGLHIVNLSELAKSVDCHQNFCINRQAIYSNSYDATIKKLFTNGKAQVTLAGYSGMHIVNLSELANSIQCSRELCVGDSVMYNNTSKAKLLKVYSNGKVQVTIEGYSGTHMISISEISRPTRCLEGVCAGDSLMYDRTMEAKVIEVYNNRQALVTIAGYNGTHTVAISSLSKKINCASGICAGDQLMYDFTMKAKVIKVFSNGQALVTIEGYNGTHTVSLSTLTKAVTCSKGICAGDRIVYDRTYTGKVISVFGNGTAQVTLNGYSGTHNVHLSSLVKSK from the coding sequence ATGAAACGTTCTGGTTTGGCTGCATTTATGGCCTTATTGTCGCTGGTTCACAACACGGCTCGCGCCGAAATCATCGTCGATTTGCCGTTCCCGGGCGAATTCGAGGGCGATGTCGTCACCACCCCAACGACTCCTCCGGCCCCGCCAGCGGAAGACACGACTCAAACTCAATCCACAACAACACCGACGGCACCCGCAGCGCCTGTGCAGACCGAATATAAGGGTGAGCTTTCCATCACCTCGATGTCGCGCAAGTCCGGTGGCGCAACTTATAAGATTGATCTGCAGCGCTCTGCCGTCCTGAACCGACTGGAACTGGTAGTAGAGGTCAACAAGCTGAAGATCCATTCCGCTTCCCTTATCACCGAACGGGGTCAGCAGATTTCCGTGCGTGAATTCAAGGACAGCCGCGTGCTTTCCACCTGGGAATCATTGGTGTCAGAAAATCTGAACCTGTCCGACCGTGTGGCTTCCATCGAACTGGTCGCTGAATCCTATGGCGGTGCCGCGAACATCCGCCTGCGCGCCATCGGTGCAAGCGAAGTACCACGCCTGGCCCTGCAACAGGTGATTGAGCCTGTTGCAGCAACCCCTGCGGCGCCTCCCGCACCGGGCAATTCGACTCCGGTTCAAATCCAGCCGTCTGCTCCGAACAGCCGTCCTGAGGCTATCGCCAAAGGCACAAAGATTGTGTATTCCGGATCTTACGTCGGCACCATCGTTCAGATTTTAGGTGGCGGCAAAGTGCGTGTGACTCTCGACGGTTACAGCGGCACCCACGACATTGACATTCGTGACATTGGCACCCAAACCGCGTGTCTGGATGGCTTGTGCGGCGGGCACAACATTTTGTACTCTGGCAGCTATAGTGGCGTAATCAAAGAAGTATTCTCGAACAAAAAAGCACGCGTGGTGCTGGATGGTTATTCCGGTTTGCACATCGTAAACTTGAGTGAACTTGCCAAGTCCGTCGACTGCCATCAGAACTTCTGCATCAATCGTCAGGCGATCTATAGCAATTCCTACGATGCAACCATCAAAAAACTTTTCACCAATGGCAAAGCTCAGGTGACTCTGGCCGGGTATTCCGGAATGCACATCGTAAACCTGTCTGAACTTGCCAATTCAATTCAGTGTTCGCGTGAACTTTGTGTCGGCGATTCTGTGATGTACAACAACACCTCTAAAGCCAAGCTTTTGAAGGTTTATTCCAACGGCAAAGTGCAAGTGACCATCGAGGGTTATTCCGGCACTCATATGATCAGTATTTCAGAAATTTCCCGCCCGACCCGCTGCCTTGAGGGTGTTTGTGCAGGTGATTCCCTGATGTACGACCGCACCATGGAAGCCAAAGTCATTGAAGTCTATAACAACAGACAGGCCCTGGTCACGATCGCGGGCTACAATGGCACCCACACGGTGGCGATTAGCTCTTTGAGCAAAAAAATCAACTGTGCCAGCGGCATCTGTGCGGGAGATCAGTTGATGTATGATTTCACCATGAAGGCCAAGGTCATTAAGGTCTTTAGCAATGGTCAGGCACTTGTCACGATCGAGGGTTATAACGGAACTCACACTGTTTCCTTAAGCACCTTGACGAAGGCTGTAACCTGCTCCAAAGGAATTTGCGCTGGTGATCGCATCGTTTACGATCGAACCTACACTGGGAAAGTGATTTCGGTGTTTGGCAACGGCACCGCTCAAGTCACTTTGAACGGATACTCTGGAACTCACAACGTCCACTTAAGCAGCCTGGTAAAATCAAAATAG
- a CDS encoding KH domain-containing protein, translating into MGAESVKVIKVVRSSSTSRVDSGAAPLADNIAEIREKAREFLLSALQMLAPEAQGIGVDVVIGEKTTQYVVSCPKEAIGRVIGQRGATIMSLRQVLGAIMGAAGARAVIEIPYYPADK; encoded by the coding sequence ATGGGTGCCGAGTCCGTTAAAGTGATTAAAGTAGTGCGTTCCTCTTCAACATCGCGAGTTGATTCCGGGGCTGCGCCATTAGCAGACAATATTGCCGAGATCCGTGAAAAAGCCCGTGAATTTTTACTTTCGGCTTTGCAGATGTTAGCACCTGAGGCTCAAGGTATCGGTGTGGATGTCGTGATTGGTGAAAAGACCACCCAGTATGTCGTCAGCTGCCCGAAAGAAGCCATTGGCCGGGTGATCGGTCAAAGAGGTGCCACGATCATGTCCTTGCGCCAGGTTCTGGGAGCGATCATGGGCGCGGCCGGAGCCCGCGCTGTCATCGAAATTCCCTATTATCCAGCCGACAAATAA
- a CDS encoding DUF2388 domain-containing protein gives MKKSVIVALLLSATMAQATEISQVYSASVTSTVDSLLAIPLMTTGGVVATSASISGQTLKLALEAKEDAATLIASEGAIRGVSLEKALEAIRAENPKLQASDLEIAEGILKM, from the coding sequence ATGAAAAAGTCCGTTATCGTTGCATTGTTGTTGTCCGCTACTATGGCTCAAGCTACTGAGATCTCTCAGGTTTACTCTGCTTCTGTGACTTCCACTGTTGATTCCCTGCTGGCGATCCCTTTGATGACTACGGGTGGTGTGGTAGCGACGTCTGCTTCCATCTCTGGTCAGACTTTGAAATTGGCTTTGGAAGCTAAAGAAGACGCTGCAACTTTGATCGCTTCTGAAGGTGCGATCCGTGGTGTTTCCCTTGAAAAAGCTTTGGAAGCAATCCGCGCTGAAAACCCTAAACTTCAGGCTTCCGATCTTGAGATCGCTGAAGGCATCTTGAAGATGTAA
- a CDS encoding DUF7844 domain-containing protein, with the protein MNKAGLIVAAMLMASSAHASFSYSLTDGPSDKQFRQNAQILLKQAEQLLPVSIKSKFKKPLEVRFESLKENGDNAMGKLSWGKIRIDQKAVPEIRRGESNATRTNRSHKTFYREILATVIHETIHAYDKLNVHDADEARMIRICKEEKDDRQNSQTSPECRPYENMYRSYSQNPYFTMIAGFVDSDESWMKHRSPDIYELTSAFESFPVNMEYFLMDPDYACRRPSLYHLFRSKFNHTPFPNSRCQVPLNYVIPDFKGKDSPLRSIDPSRIYQVHYLLAAEGEAMMSGWGHSMFRLVMCAPERKVVGPDCLKDLDQHVVLSYRAFVNSIQINTLKGLTGDYPSRLFLVPMHQVIDEYTKTELRDLRSVPMNLSRDEIRQFVTRTIETHWSYDGRYYFTSNNCAVESLNLMKGSLFRPELIYLQTKTPIGLEKDLLRLKIADNSVFANRTQAINTGYLFDSYRDRYELSFKVLKATIGVSQKDFRELLSLTASQRGSLYSRINKLEGKTRKKAAAAVLLLENGAHRFLTAAIKADLTQHVIKEEKQAAKRGETTRQKEIVTALTEISDMFSQPAAFLKGADGYGLPTEQDWEQVQRLSSHKQSQGSDIYDEVQKNVESLINSAQMKEIDAIKKNVEFALSFMRSI; encoded by the coding sequence ATGAACAAAGCAGGATTGATTGTCGCCGCGATGCTGATGGCTTCCAGCGCTCATGCTTCATTCAGCTACTCTTTGACTGACGGACCTTCTGACAAACAATTCAGACAGAACGCACAAATCCTGCTGAAACAAGCAGAACAGCTGCTGCCGGTTTCAATCAAATCCAAATTCAAAAAGCCGTTGGAAGTCCGTTTTGAAAGCTTGAAAGAAAACGGCGACAATGCCATGGGAAAACTGTCCTGGGGCAAGATCCGCATTGACCAGAAAGCCGTCCCGGAAATCCGCCGTGGCGAAAGCAACGCCACCCGCACCAACCGCAGTCATAAAACATTCTATCGCGAAATTCTGGCCACCGTGATTCACGAAACCATTCACGCCTATGACAAGCTGAATGTTCATGATGCGGATGAAGCCCGCATGATCCGTATCTGCAAAGAAGAAAAAGACGATCGCCAAAACAGCCAGACAAGTCCGGAATGCCGACCTTACGAAAACATGTATCGCAGCTATTCCCAAAATCCGTATTTCACAATGATCGCGGGTTTTGTTGACAGCGATGAATCGTGGATGAAACATCGCAGTCCTGACATCTATGAACTGACCAGCGCCTTTGAATCCTTCCCGGTGAACATGGAATATTTCCTGATGGATCCGGACTATGCGTGCCGTCGTCCTTCGCTTTATCACCTGTTCCGTTCCAAGTTCAATCACACGCCATTCCCGAACAGTCGCTGTCAGGTGCCGCTAAACTATGTGATTCCGGACTTTAAAGGCAAAGACAGTCCTCTTCGCAGCATTGATCCAAGCCGCATCTATCAGGTTCATTATCTTTTGGCCGCCGAAGGCGAAGCCATGATGAGCGGCTGGGGTCATTCCATGTTCCGTCTAGTGATGTGTGCCCCGGAAAGAAAAGTTGTCGGTCCTGATTGCCTGAAGGATCTGGATCAGCACGTGGTGCTTTCTTACCGCGCTTTTGTGAACAGCATTCAGATCAACACTTTGAAAGGTCTGACCGGGGATTATCCATCACGTCTGTTCCTGGTGCCGATGCATCAGGTGATTGATGAATACACCAAGACGGAACTGCGCGACCTTAGAAGCGTGCCAATGAATTTGTCCCGGGATGAAATCCGTCAGTTCGTGACCCGCACCATTGAAACACACTGGTCGTATGATGGCCGCTACTATTTCACCTCGAACAACTGCGCAGTGGAATCGCTGAATCTGATGAAAGGATCCTTGTTCCGTCCAGAGCTGATCTATCTTCAAACCAAGACCCCGATTGGTCTTGAAAAGGATCTGTTGCGTCTGAAGATTGCCGACAACAGCGTTTTTGCCAACCGCACTCAGGCCATCAACACCGGCTACCTGTTTGATTCTTACCGTGACCGCTATGAGCTGAGCTTCAAGGTTTTGAAAGCCACTATTGGCGTCAGCCAAAAGGACTTCCGCGAGTTGCTGAGCCTGACAGCGTCCCAGCGTGGCAGCCTGTATTCCCGCATCAACAAGCTGGAAGGAAAGACCCGCAAAAAAGCAGCGGCCGCAGTCCTGCTGCTTGAAAACGGGGCTCACCGCTTCCTGACAGCGGCGATCAAAGCGGATCTCACCCAGCATGTGATCAAAGAAGAAAAACAAGCCGCCAAACGTGGCGAGACCACCCGCCAGAAAGAAATCGTGACCGCGCTGACTGAAATCAGCGACATGTTCTCGCAACCAGCGGCCTTCCTGAAGGGTGCGGATGGTTACGGTTTGCCAACTGAACAGGACTGGGAACAGGTTCAGCGCCTTTCCTCGCACAAACAAAGCCAGGGGTCTGATATTTACGATGAAGTGCAAAAGAATGTGGAAAGCCTGATCAACTCGGCCCAGATGAAAGAAATTGATGCCATTAAAAAGAACGTGGAATTTGCGCTTAGCTTTATGCGCTCCATTTAA